Sequence from the Amycolatopsis sp. NBC_00345 genome:
GGCGGTGAACGCCGGATCGGTGCCGAGGGTGAACGACCCGGTGAGCGGCGCGGTGGCGCCCAGTGCCTTGAGCGCGGTTTCGCCCCGGACGTCGTAACGGTGGGTGTCGTCGCGCGCGCCGGACAGGTCGACGTCGAGCAGGACCGGGTCCTGGCCCGGATCGAGCGTGCAGTCGGAGGTGAACGAGCCCAGCCCGGTGAAGCCGCCGTCCGCCTTCTTGGGAGTCAGGCGAGTACTGAAGTCACCGACGGTCAGGGTCGTGCGGCCCGGGTTCGGGAGCTGGGCCGGCGGCACGGTTCCGGTCGCATGCGGGCTGAACGTGCCCGACGCCGGCACCGTCGTCTTCGCCACGGTCAGCGGCAGGGTCAGCGGGAGCTTCAGCGGGCCGTTGACCAGGCTCACATTGGCCGACGCCGTCCCCTCGACGCTGGCCGCCCCGACCAGCGCCAGCCCGCGGGTCGCCTTGTCCGGCACGGTGACGGTCACCTCGACCGGAGCCGTGGTCAACGTGCCACCGGCCGCCGCCGGCACGTCGAAGGAGGTCTTGATCTCGACCGCCATCTCCTGCTTCCCGATCAACGGGAACGGGCAGCCGAAGGTGAGCTTCTTGTCCACCGCCACCGGGGCCGCGGCGGCCGGCGCCGCGATGAACCCGACGACCAGGCCCGCCACTGTCACGGCGAGCGAAAACCGGAGCATCCTCATGACGCGGATCGCCTTTCCCGGGGATGGCACCGGCCCCCGCCGCATCGCGACGGGGGCCGGCAGCAAGGGTTACTTCTTGGTGAGGTTGAGATCCAGCGTGTTGCCGTCGCTCTTGGCGAACGCACTGATGTAGTCGTTGAGCTGACCGCAGTTCGCCAGCTCCGACAGGGAGTAGGTGCCGCCGAGCTTGCCGCCCTTGAGCAGGTCGAAGTCCGGGCCGGTGGTCATCTCGGTGGTTGACGGGCTGACCGTGCCGCACTTCGGGTCGGAGCTGATCGGGATGCCGAACACGCTGACCGACGTGAGGAAGGCGTCGAAGGAGATCTTCGCCGTGAACCCCGTCCCCTGCAGCGTGCCGGTCTGCTGGCCGTGCTGCACCACCTTGATGTCGGAACCGCCCTGCAGGAACCCGAAGAGCTTGAAGTCGGTGTGCGTCGGGTCCAGGTTCAGGTCTCCGGTGAACGTCTTCGTCGCCAGGTCCACGTTGGCGTCGAACGAGCCCTTGATCGGCGCCGTGCTGCCGAGTGACTTCAGCGCGGTGGTGCCGTCGATGGCGAAGGCGTACTTGATCCCGCCACCCCCGGGCGGCTCCGTCGAGGACGAAGGCGGCGGTTCGGTGGACGACGACGGCGGGGGCTCGGTCGACGACGAAGGCGGCGGCGTGTCGGTCGGCGAAGTCGGCGGTGTGGAACCGCCGCCGTCCGTGATGGTGATCGTGGTGAGCGTGTTGTTCTGCCCCGGGTCCTGGGTGCACGGCGCGTCGATCGTGCCGTCCGGGGTGATCCCGGTGACCGAGCCGTCGGCCTTGCGCGGGGTGACCTTCAGCTCGATGTCGCCGACGGTGATCTTCGCGTCACCGGGCTTGTCGAAGGTCAGCGACGGCGTCTGGCCGCTGGCGTTGACGCTGAATTCGCCCGAAGCCGGGATGTCCGTCTTCTCCACCGTGTTCGTGACGCTCACCGGGAGGTTGATCCCCGGTGCGGCGACGGCGGCCTTGGCGATCGCCTGCCCCTCGATCGTCTTGGCACCGATCAGGTTGAGCCCGCTGACGGTGTCCGCGTTGATGGTCGAGATGGCCTTGATGTTGAACGCGCCCGTGGCCTGGCCGGTGGCGACGGTCTTGGGCAGGTCAGTGTTGATCACCACCTTCAACGACTGCGAACCCACCAGCGGGTAGGTGCAGTGGTAGTTCAGCGTCAGCGAAACGGGGTCCGCCGAACTGGTCTGTGCTCCGGCGACGAGCGCGATGGCGGCCAGCCCCACCGCCCCCGCGGTGGCGGCGGCCGCCACCGCCGTTTTCCTGTTCCTTCTAGGGTGCCTCACGATGGTCCTTCCGGGTATCAACGATGATACGAACGGCGCCCGCCCCGTTCACGGAAAATGCGGGCGAATCCACGAAGGTAGTGCCGAAGTGATCGCTACCGATCAGTAAACTAACGATCCTGAACAAAGCGTTCAACACCTGACCGGCCGAATCCGGACGCCGGGCCGAAACTTGTCACCTCCGTGCACGTTCCCGGCGGAATTCCTGACATACCCGCGGTCAGGACCTGCCGGGCCTGGTCCGGCGGCTGCTGACGGGGGTGACAAGAAATACCCCGTCACCCCGCACGCGGATGGCAACACAGTTCACCGGAACAGCTGTTCCTTGCCCGGATCGGAACGCGAAGCTTAGCCTTCCGGCCATGAACCGATTGCACAATGCGGTGCGCGTTTCCGTGGTGGCCGCGCTCCTGTCGTGTTTACCGTGTGCCGTCCTCGGCTGCAGCTCCCCGACCCAGGCGTCGCCGGGCCGGCACGCCGACCCGGCCGCCGTCCGGTGGGCCGACACCGTCTGCGGCGGCGTCGCCGCGGGATCGGCGAAGCTCGGCACTCCCCCGGCCCTCGGCAACGCGAACCCGGCCTCGGACCGGGACGCCATGGTCGGTTTCCTCGACCGCCTGACCGCGGCACTGGACGACATGGGCCACGGCCTCACTGCCGCCGGCCAGCCGCCGGTGGCGAACGCCAAGTCCACTGTGGACAAGGCGCTGTCCTCGCTGCGGGAGAGCCGGAACAAGGTGGTGACGGTCCGGACGCAGATGTCCCAGGCGAAGGTGACCGACCAGGCCGGGCTGCGCCAGGCGGTCTCCGCGGCCGACACCACCATGAGCGGCCTGTCCGATCCGGGCGGGCCGGTCAAGGACCTCAAGGCCGACCCCGATCTGCAGCTCGCCTTCGACGAGTCCACAGTGTGCCAGCGCGTCTACGGGACGACGTCGTGAAGCGCCGGCTGCTGACCGTCCTGCTGGCACTGACCCTGGCTCCGGTGCTCGCCGCCACCTCGGCGACGGTGGCCGCCGGAGCCTCGGCGAGCGCACCCGCGGACGGGACCGGCCCGTCCGACGACTCGTTCTACGTGCCGCCGTCCCCGCTGCCCGAGGGCAAGCCCGGCGACGTGATCCGCTGGCGGCCCTCGGTGGCCGGGCCGCGCAAGGATTCCGTCAACGCCTGGCAGGTGATGTACCTGTCCACCAACGCGCTGGGGAAGCCGGACGCGGTGACCGGCACGGTGCTGGTGCCGAAGAACGCCGACCCGGCCACCGCGCCCATCGTCGCGTTCGCCCCCGGCACGCACGGGCCCGCGTTCTCCTGCGCGCCGTCGTCGATGATCGACGCGGGCGCCTTCTACGAACAGCCCGGGCTGGACGACCTGCTCGATTCCGGTTACGCCGTCGCGGTCACCGATTACGAGGGCTATCAGCCGGATCCGGTGACGACGTACGTGGTCGGCCGCTCGGAGGGCCCCGCGGTGATCGACTCCGTCCGGGCCGCGCAGCGCCTGAGCGCCGCGCACCTTTCCGGGAGCGCGAAAGTCGTGTTCCGCGGGTATTCCCAGGGCGGCGGCGCGGCCGCGTGGGCCGGTCAGCTCCAGCCCTCCTACGCGCCCGAGCTGGACCTCGTCGGGGTCGCCGCCGGCGGGGTGCCCGCGGACCTGGTCCAGGTGACGCTGCAGCTCGACGGGAAGTTCGGGTTCGGCGTGTTCGCCTACGCCCTGCTCGGCCTCGACCAGGCCTACCCCGAGCTGAAGCTGGATTCGTTCCTGAGCGACAACGGGCGGGCGAAGCTGGCCGAGATGAAGAAGAGCGCCTGCACGTTCGAACTGCTCACCACTTACGCGAACCAGAAGATCGCGGACTACACCACGAGCCCGGGCTACATCAAGCAGCCCTGGGTGACCCGGCTGAACGAGAACAAGCTCGGGGCCGACCCGATCAAGGTGCCGCTCTTCCTCTACCACGCGACCGCCGACCAGCTCGTGCAGTTCGACCAGGCCGACACCCTGCACCAGGCCTACTGTGCCGCGCACGTCCAGGAAACCTGGAAGACCTACGACACCGACCACATCACCCTGATCTACACGGGCAACGCCGACGTGCTCGCCTTCATCAAGGACCGCGTCGCCGGCAAGCCCGCCACCTCGAACTGCTGAGGCGGCCATGGCCCGGCCGGCGGAGCTGTACCGGTTCGCGACCGTGGGGCTCGCCGCCTACGGCGTCACCACGGCGACCTATTACCTGTTGAACCTCACCGTGCTCTGGCGGTTCCCGGTGGTCGCGCTGGCCGCCGCCACGCTCCTGTCCACGGCGTTCTCCTACCTGCTCTCGCGGCGATGGTCCTTCGCGGACCGTCGCCGCGGGCGCGGTGGACGGGAGGCCGCGCTGTTCGCGGCGGTCAACGCGGTGGCGTGGACGCTCGGGCTGGTGCCGGAGCTCCTGGCCCGGCACGTGCTGCACCTCGAAGTGCCGTACGTCAGCCATTTCGCGCAGCAGACCGCCGACCTGGTGGCCGGGCTGGTGCTCGGCACCGCGGCGGGCACGGTCTTCCGCTGGTGGGGCTACCGCCGCTGGGTGTTCCCCGGCGCCGTGCCCGCGGCGGGCCCGGACCGTCCTCAAACCACGGACGGGCCGGTCAGATCGACAGCGCTCAGATCGACAGCGCTTTTTCCGCCAGCAAGGACAGTTCCAGCCGCAGCCGTTCGTCCGGATCGTCGAGCCGATCGCCGAACAGCTCGCCGAGCTTCTTGAGCCGGCCCCGGACCGTCTGCGGGTGCAGGTCCAGCATCCGGCCAAGTTCCGGGGCGCTGCCCCGGGTCCGGACCAGGGCCAGCAGGGTATCGGCCAGCTGCTCGCGCCGGTGGCCCCGTACCCCCGCCAGCGGGGCCAGCGTCTTCTCCGCGAGCTGGGCGACCAGGAACTCGTCCGCCAGCAGCAGGAGCTTCGTGACGTGCTCCCGGCACCACACCACCGGGCCGGTGCCGCCGAGCAGGCCGCGCTCCGCCAGCTCGGCCGCGCGCAGGGCGATCCGGTAGGACTCCGCGGCGTCGGCGAAGCGCACACACGGCCCCACCGCGGCGATCCAGCCCGCGGGCAAGCGGTCGAACCCGGCCAGATCGGCGTCCGGGTCCGCGCTCAGCAGAACCGGCGACGGGCCGTCCGGATCGGCCAGCACGTGCTCGGGGATCAGGTCCGCCGGGAAGTCCGGGGCGCCGGCCCCGGCGCGGAACGCGACCGCGGCGACCCGGTCCGGGAGCGCCAGCCCCGCGACCGCGGCGAAACCGTCCACATCGGCCGGAACGCGGCCGTCGACCAGCGCGCGCAGGAGCGCGCGGTTGCGCTTGCCGTCGCCGGCCGCGGCCAGCTCGGCCGCGGTGTACCCCTCGGCGACCGCGGCCATCGACGTCTCCACATCGGCGAACATCCCCTCGGCCAGCAGGTACAGCACGTCCGCGGAAAACCCGTGTTCCCGTGCGGTGTCGGCGATCCGGCGCCAGGCGACCCGGTTCGTGACGCGCACCGCGGCCTGGACCGCCTCACGGGTCAGCCCGCGCTGGCACGCGAGACGGCCACGGCAGCGGAAGTCGGCGAGCCGTTCGGCGTGGCGCATGTCCTCGGAGCCGACCCGGTCGACGTCCCGCTCGATCGCCCGGCGCACGGACTCGACGGCCTCCGCGCGGTCCGCGCCGTGCACCCACTTTCCGGAGTATTCCGGGACTTCCCGTTCCAGGCCCTCGACGCACGCGAGCGCGATCTCCGGGATCCGGAGCCGCACGGCCGCACCGAGCTCGGGGGGAAGCTTCGACCACACGGAAAGACCTGACACGACCGAACTCTCCCCGCTCGATAATCGGCACCACGAGATAATCGCGCCCGCCGCCGCAGGCAAAAGCGGAACAGGCGGGAGCTTAGGACGTATTTCCTTTCCCGTCAAAGCACGCGCCGGCCATCGCCCCGCCGGGGAATCGGGTGCGCCGCGGGTTCGGCACTGGCGATAAGCTCGCCTCCCCCGCGTCTTCGCCGAAGGGAAGGTTTCGTGGTCGAGTACCGCAGTTTCCGTCTGCTCGCCGCAGTGCCGCGTGACTTCGGCGTGGCGCTCAGGCCGCACATCGCCTCCACTGTGGCCGCCATGATCCAGGAGGTGCGGGGCACGGTCCCGGACTACGCCCAGCCGTTGCGGGGCGTCTTCGGCAAGGTGCTCCTGGGGAGTGTCGAGTACGCCGTGCAGCACTGCGTCGACTCCATGGGGACGCCGGACCAGCCGCACGAGCACTGGGTCGAGTTCTTCCGCCGCCGCGGCCGGCTCGAGTTCACCGAGGGCCGCAACCTCGACGCACTGCAGGACAGCGCCACCATCGGGGCCAGGGTGGCGTGGCGGTCCATGCACCCGGCGGTGGTGCAGGCGGGCGTCGACCCCGACATCGTGTCCATCACCGCCGAAGCGATCTTCGCCTACGTGGACGAGCTGTGCGCCACGGCGATCGAGGGCTACCAGCGCGCGCAGGCGGAGGCCGAGGGCACCGTCCCGGTACGGCGCCGCCGCCTGCTCGAGCTGATCGCCAAGGCCCCCGAAGGCTCCGCGCGCAGCATCGCCGAGCTGGCCGGCGGCGCCGGGTGGCCGCTGCCCGAAACCGCGGCCATGGTGGCGCTGGAACGCCGGCCCGGCGCGGCGGAGTTCCCCGTGGACCTGCTCGGTGACGGCGTGCTGGCCGAGCTGGACGGTCCCGAGCCGCACCTGCTCAGCAGCGACCCGGACACCGACCTCGCCCCCCTGGCGGACCGGCTGGACGGCTGGCGCGCGGCGGTGTCCCCCGTCGTCCCGCTCGCCGACGCGCCGGCGGCGTTGCGCACCGCCCGGCGGGCGCTGCGGCTGTCCACGGCCGCGGTGCCGGGCCCGATCATCTGGTGCCGGGACCACCTCGCGACCCTCTGGCTGCTCGCCGAGGACTTCCTGGCGGCGGAGCTGGCCCGGCGCAGCCTCGACCCGTTCGCCTCGCTCGGGGAGAAGCAGCGCGAGCGGCTCAGCGAGACACTGCTGGTCTGGCTGGAGTCCCGCGGCAGCGCGCCGGAGATCGCGTCACAGCTCGGAGTGCACCCGCACACCGTGCGCAACCGACTCCGGCAGCTGGAAAACCTGTTCGGCGACCGGCTGCGCGACGCGGACGACCGGCTGGGCATCCAGCTCGCGTTGCGCGCCCAGCGGCTCATGCAGGCGCAGCTGCACGGCGACGACGAAAGCGGATGACGAGTAGCTAGTTCTCCCCCAGGGAAGGGGTTTCGCGGCCGTCCACTGTCACCGGCGCGCACGTTTCCGGATTTTTCCTTGGCGAGCAAGGAAACGGGGGCATCGCGGCTTACCGTGGTCGGGTGAGAAAGGCTGCCGATGCCCCGTGACGCTTTCCCCCTGATCCTGCACGGACGCCGGATCCAGGTCCGCGAGTACCGTCCCGCCGAATGCCGGCCCGACGAGGCGATCGTGCTGCTGCACGGG
This genomic interval carries:
- a CDS encoding PucR family transcriptional regulator — encoded protein: MVEYRSFRLLAAVPRDFGVALRPHIASTVAAMIQEVRGTVPDYAQPLRGVFGKVLLGSVEYAVQHCVDSMGTPDQPHEHWVEFFRRRGRLEFTEGRNLDALQDSATIGARVAWRSMHPAVVQAGVDPDIVSITAEAIFAYVDELCATAIEGYQRAQAEAEGTVPVRRRRLLELIAKAPEGSARSIAELAGGAGWPLPETAAMVALERRPGAAEFPVDLLGDGVLAELDGPEPHLLSSDPDTDLAPLADRLDGWRAAVSPVVPLADAPAALRTARRALRLSTAAVPGPIIWCRDHLATLWLLAEDFLAAELARRSLDPFASLGEKQRERLSETLLVWLESRGSAPEIASQLGVHPHTVRNRLRQLENLFGDRLRDADDRLGIQLALRAQRLMQAQLHGDDESG
- a CDS encoding GtrA family protein, with translation MARPAELYRFATVGLAAYGVTTATYYLLNLTVLWRFPVVALAAATLLSTAFSYLLSRRWSFADRRRGRGGREAALFAAVNAVAWTLGLVPELLARHVLHLEVPYVSHFAQQTADLVAGLVLGTAAGTVFRWWGYRRWVFPGAVPAAGPDRPQTTDGPVRSTALRSTALFPPARTVPAAAVRPDRRADRRTARRAS
- a CDS encoding DUF6801 domain-containing protein, encoding MRHPRRNRKTAVAAAATAGAVGLAAIALVAGAQTSSADPVSLTLNYHCTYPLVGSQSLKVVINTDLPKTVATGQATGAFNIKAISTINADTVSGLNLIGAKTIEGQAIAKAAVAAPGINLPVSVTNTVEKTDIPASGEFSVNASGQTPSLTFDKPGDAKITVGDIELKVTPRKADGSVTGITPDGTIDAPCTQDPGQNNTLTTITITDGGGSTPPTSPTDTPPPSSSTEPPPSSSTEPPPSSSTEPPGGGGIKYAFAIDGTTALKSLGSTAPIKGSFDANVDLATKTFTGDLNLDPTHTDFKLFGFLQGGSDIKVVQHGQQTGTLQGTGFTAKISFDAFLTSVSVFGIPISSDPKCGTVSPSTTEMTTGPDFDLLKGGKLGGTYSLSELANCGQLNDYISAFAKSDGNTLDLNLTKK
- a CDS encoding DUF6801 domain-containing protein — its product is MRMLRFSLAVTVAGLVVGFIAAPAAAAPVAVDKKLTFGCPFPLIGKQEMAVEIKTSFDVPAAAGGTLTTAPVEVTVTVPDKATRGLALVGAASVEGTASANVSLVNGPLKLPLTLPLTVAKTTVPASGTFSPHATGTVPPAQLPNPGRTTLTVGDFSTRLTPKKADGGFTGLGSFTSDCTLDPGQDPVLLDVDLSGARDDTHRYDVRGETALKALGATAPLTGSFTLGTDPAFTASPVFDRASADFRLFGFLPGTAALQFTADGPQTGEPAGDGFVAHSRLALAIPQVTVLGLPAADASCRTSSSLSADLRTGNGFSTAAGGSVAGSYVLPPLTGCGAFTDPLSSQVAGPGNTMTLNLTPVAG
- a CDS encoding lipase family protein encodes the protein MKRRLLTVLLALTLAPVLAATSATVAAGASASAPADGTGPSDDSFYVPPSPLPEGKPGDVIRWRPSVAGPRKDSVNAWQVMYLSTNALGKPDAVTGTVLVPKNADPATAPIVAFAPGTHGPAFSCAPSSMIDAGAFYEQPGLDDLLDSGYAVAVTDYEGYQPDPVTTYVVGRSEGPAVIDSVRAAQRLSAAHLSGSAKVVFRGYSQGGGAAAWAGQLQPSYAPELDLVGVAAGGVPADLVQVTLQLDGKFGFGVFAYALLGLDQAYPELKLDSFLSDNGRAKLAEMKKSACTFELLTTYANQKIADYTTSPGYIKQPWVTRLNENKLGADPIKVPLFLYHATADQLVQFDQADTLHQAYCAAHVQETWKTYDTDHITLIYTGNADVLAFIKDRVAGKPATSNC
- a CDS encoding helix-turn-helix domain-containing protein gives rise to the protein MSGLSVWSKLPPELGAAVRLRIPEIALACVEGLEREVPEYSGKWVHGADRAEAVESVRRAIERDVDRVGSEDMRHAERLADFRCRGRLACQRGLTREAVQAAVRVTNRVAWRRIADTAREHGFSADVLYLLAEGMFADVETSMAAVAEGYTAAELAAAGDGKRNRALLRALVDGRVPADVDGFAAVAGLALPDRVAAVAFRAGAGAPDFPADLIPEHVLADPDGPSPVLLSADPDADLAGFDRLPAGWIAAVGPCVRFADAAESYRIALRAAELAERGLLGGTGPVVWCREHVTKLLLLADEFLVAQLAEKTLAPLAGVRGHRREQLADTLLALVRTRGSAPELGRMLDLHPQTVRGRLKKLGELFGDRLDDPDERLRLELSLLAEKALSI